In Pygocentrus nattereri isolate fPygNat1 chromosome 19, fPygNat1.pri, whole genome shotgun sequence, the sequence ggaggaatagtggagatattgggcaaagaatgttggagatggagctgccgggtagaaggagaagaggtagacctcagagaaggtttatggatgtagtgaaggtggacatggagatggttggtgtgaaagtagaggtggcagtggatagggcaagatggaggcagatgatccgctgtggtgacccctaaagggagcagccaaaagaagaagaagaagaggctGTCTACAGCACCAATACGTGCAGAGAGATGCAACCGCAATCTTAGCAGGTCACAACAAACAGCACCAAAGGCCAACAAAGAAAAAGTCTCCAAATAACTGTTACATCTATCGTAATAAAAGGCATCCAAGTACTTTGCCCTGTTGTATTAAgagaatgaaaacatgaaagtgCTAAACTCGTCAGTTCTGACTAACTGATGAGAGAGATCAACTACACTAACAACTCAGTATGATTTGAAGCAAGTGAGCattgatttaggcatgcagttagcaccatgctaactttTCAATTGCTTGCTAGCTTCTGCCTCGTAGCTCTAGTGCtaaaaaaatggtcattttatatATTCTTGGTGTTTTTGGCTAAAATTTTAATGCTTGTCGTCCATTTATATGTGCTGGGAGATTTTACCccgctagaaaaaccagcatagagCAGCATAGCTGTTCACCAGCAAAAcaagcatatcgctgttgttggatcaaaaGCTCGTATTtccacaatggtaactttagaggagaaggaaaaaacatactttacttttaatgtaagtcaatggaaccagagatttttccatgtcattttgggctgtttctcttgcaccattcatcatgaaatttacaaacaatataaaggtcTACtggtattttaaaattatgtcaaaaactgaaaaacgtcaaaaatggagatatgaggttttgtcccgacaacagtgatatgttgtgTTCTGGATGCTGGTAGTTcacaaaccagcaccagaccatcTCTAGACCAGCCTAAAGACCTGCTTAGACAAGCACAGAAGGCACCAAACATGCATGTAAAACATgtatcattttttacagtgactcGTTCAGTAAAGAGTCCTAGCACAGAGCTGCCGCCACTGCTTTCCTTTCCTAACAACTCACAGGAACACTGCTTAGATTACAGCTCGTATTCACAGTCactgatgtatctagaacttccaggtGCATATGAATGAtggttttttttcacaaaattggTCTCATTGTTAATCACAGCATGACTGGTTGATTCCGCTGTCACTcgtttgtatttaaaataacatgcaaggccttcagttcagctcctgaagtcctaaccaatgggagagcttgcttggctgcaTCTACCTAGCTATCACCATGAATATAACAACCCTGATGaatctataaaataaaaatgacattctTTTTTTCACAGATGTCTGTAGGCCTAATTATGTGAACCATCACTCCAGAAGAAAGAAacaacaagatttttttttgtggttttgagCTTTTTTTATTCGATTCTTGTAGATGTTCACATTAGATTTAATGATCACATTAGATTAATACCAGGAATCCATGATGCGCCTCATGCTCATGAACCTCATGCCGCTCATTCCCATCACCTCCCTGAAGTTCCTGTACTCTCCGGGCCTGAAGTACCACATCCTGCCTCTGTAGTGGGGCTGCTCGTACATGAGCCAGTGGCCGTCCATCACGTGGCAAGACTGGCAGCCGCCGGACCAGTGGTAGCGGTCCATGATGGACTCGCAGTCCTCGGTCACCTCCATCATCTGGCCCATGAAGTTCTCCCTCTCATACATCCTCATGCGGTAGGATCCCCTGTACTGTTTTGGGAAGAGGATGAAAAAAGTCAGTTCAGTGGATATAACCTTTACGTTACGTCATTCTAAACAATTCCTTCAAAAATGACACgttaaatctttatttttaaagggcccatatcttacattttcttatattttcttattttttttccaaaaagtcTTATAACTTATAATcattttccagcctttcttcAGCCCTCGATGTTTTAGTTACTAcacttttaagactgatgtaaatgacctctgtgctgattggctgcctgcTTCACTTCAAAAGCAgagaatgggcggagctaaactaaTGTAGGCCAAATAGACGTATATGGCACAACTGTGATATCATAAGAGCACTTAATTCAAAATGCAGCTTAATCTCCATACAGACTAAATAGTTATTTTTGaaacttttactttttcacgatatgggccctttaacttaCATGGTCCTGAAGTTTTGctacatacttctataacctaagagaAGCTCAACTGGGTTGcaatgaagtccctgtagttactgaataataagccttagtatgtaataagactgaGATTATTGGGGATTATGAGCCAGCTGAGGCCTTGTCATGTATTTCGAAGCGAATCGTACCATGGGGATCATGCGGCAAGACCTGATCCAGTCGGTCATTCCCAGCATGCCCATGCAGTCGGCGTACTCGCCCCTCCTCATGAAATACTGTCTTCCCATGTAGTTGGGGCGGTCGTAGACCATCCAGCAGCCGCTCTCCACCCTGCAGGAGTGGCAGCGGCTCAGGTAGGAGGACATATCGGAACAGTCGCTGCTGCACTCATAGGAGCGGCCCATGAAGTTCCTGTCCTCGTAGAAGATGACCTGTTTGGGAAAAAAGAGTGCATTGAGAATGAAAGTGCATCATTGAAGTGATTGCTGTTCATGCTTTGCTGCCCCCTATGGCTCTTACCCTGCCCATTGTTGGTTTTTTGTGTGTTCGTCAAAGGCGACGCTTTGAATCTCCAACTGGTGAGCTGACACTGTGCCCGGTTTAACCCTTGCATTTATACCTCACCCATAACCCAAGTGGACATGTGGCTTCTATTGTGAAAAGCCCTGAGCCAGCAACATAGCACAGAGCTGATGGGCTTTCGCCGGGTTTCCATGTGACCCGGTCTCCAGAAGACTTTAGAATGGGCCCCACAGGCAAGACAATGCAGATAAAGTTCATTATTTTGGCCTTTACATGCTGGATTATCGGTTTTGTTGGACGCTGAATGAATTAGCTCTGTACCAAAAATGCTATTGTTTACTGATGACCCTACTAAATCTCTAtcaaaacaaaattaattaaaatcaaatcaCCCAATTAATTAGTACAGCAAACAAAGTTTAAAGTCTAAAGTCTTTTGTATTCAGGAActatttataattattaatgcacaacacatttttccattcatttattCCATGCATGCTATGTCCCATCAGTTACTTTAAATAACGTATGCATGTACTATTTAAAAGTGCAAGAGGAGAGTTTTCTACATTTTGTTCCTGCACACATTGAACTTTTCATAGCTTTTCATTGCTGTTCATAAAGGCACTTTAATACACAACTTCTACtgatttgctgagtttaacaatGCACCAAAATCAGTGCACAGGCAGCATTATTTTTACCACAATGcgttaaattaagcaaataattagcattaaaatgtgcagcagtgtgttgtttgtagaggatgttatAACTTATTCtcactcagaaaaaaaacaaaacaaaacatagaatttgaccaggggagtGCAAACCGTTGCTTACCACTgtacattacagaaaaaaagttgtaaaaCTGTGACTATTCTATTATACATTTTCACTAGATTTAAGTTTTAAtcaaaatatcacatttaaaaAGGTACAGAACAGGCACTGAAGTTTTTTAAAGGTTTCCTAGTTAATTTTTTCCCAAACAGTGTTTTGGAATCTACTCAAAGTAAATAGTAGGTTACTGATATAATCGATAGTGACAGCTTTGATCgttcactctcagaaataaaggcactacactgtctctgggtcagcccccctcttgtcactgaggTGGTTCCCTcagggctccatctcagtacctttagtcagggaacataactgaaccataatccactgaaatgatatgttctaagctgtactgactccacacgccccgcCTCGCCTACTGACTTTTATTctaatgttctgttttaaaacattcggttatgaaaaggtacaaatatgaacttttttacctggaaaaatgtatttaaggttcacaatcagaccttaaaaccatttgtaccttgatgaaggaaaagTGTACGttcacagtacctttatttcgaACAGTGTACATAAAACATAATTACAGTTACAATTACTAGTTCCAGTACATATAATCTTGTTAATTATACAATGCAATGGCCCCAAATCACACAGGGAAATACTGCTTTCATACCATTGAGTTAAAGGATGGGTGTTAGGTGTTTTTGATCTCAGTAATAGGATCCTGGACCCTAATAGCAATTATATTAATGTTCCTATCCATGTAATTATgcaaaatctttttaaaaatgggtggaattgcCCTATGTGGCCACTGCCACACTGACCATACTGATTCCTGAAAAGTTTCTGTTGGTGTTTTAATCACTCTAGAGATTCATGTGATCCATCAGTTTTTTTGTGAAAGTAATGCACTCTTTAACCTCGTTACTGCGTGGGGTCTTTAATGTATTGTGaggtacactcaccggccactttattaggtatgttcagttgcttgttaacacaaatagctaatcagccaatcacatggttgcaactcactgcatttaggcctgtagaggtggttaagacaacttgctgaagtgcagaccgagcatcagaacggggaagaaaggggatttaaggggctttgaacgtggcgtggttgttggtgccagacgggctggtctgagtatttcagaaactgctgatctgctgggattttcacgcacaaccatctcta encodes:
- the LOC108424029 gene encoding gamma-crystallin M2-like isoform X1 gives rise to the protein MGRVIFYEDRNFMGRSYECSSDCSDMSSYLSRCHSCRVESGCWMVYDRPNYMGRQYFMRRGEYADCMGMLGMTDWIRSCRMIPMYRGSYRMRMYERENFMGQMMEVTEDCESIMDRYHWSGGCQSCHVMDGHWLMYEQPHYRGRMWYFRPGEYRNFREVMGMSGMRFMSMRRIMDSWY
- the LOC108424029 gene encoding gamma-crystallin M2-like isoform X2, with translation MVSVVIFYEDRNFMGRSYECSSDCSDMSSYLSRCHSCRVESGCWMVYDRPNYMGRQYFMRRGEYADCMGMLGMTDWIRSCRMIPMYRGSYRMRMYERENFMGQMMEVTEDCESIMDRYHWSGGCQSCHVMDGHWLMYEQPHYRGRMWYFRPGEYRNFREVMGMSGMRFMSMRRIMDSWY
- the LOC108424029 gene encoding gamma-crystallin M2-like isoform X3, which encodes MGRSYECSSDCSDMSSYLSRCHSCRVESGCWMVYDRPNYMGRQYFMRRGEYADCMGMLGMTDWIRSCRMIPMYRGSYRMRMYERENFMGQMMEVTEDCESIMDRYHWSGGCQSCHVMDGHWLMYEQPHYRGRMWYFRPGEYRNFREVMGMSGMRFMSMRRIMDSWY